In Gammaproteobacteria bacterium, the sequence ATTGGCCGGTGGCGATCAGCGTGACCGGCACGCCGGGGTGGTTTTGCTGAAAGCGCTTGATGGCCACGTCCACGTACTCCGGCGCAATCTCGACGCTGCGACAAATGCGGCCAGTGCGCTGCGCGGCCAGCATCGTCGTGCCACTGCCGCCGAACGGCTCGAACACGATGTCTCCGGCGTCTGTGTAGGACTCGATGGCGAACTCCGGCAACGCCACCGGGAAGACGGCGGGGTGATCAATGTCCTGACCGATCTTGCCCTTGTGGCGCATCACGCGAATCACTGAGTCGGGGATTCGGGTGTCCTGCGTCGGTTGACCCTTGTGCGTCCAGCCGCCGACCTCGCCATCCTTACCGCGCATCGCCGTGGACGACCCGTCAGCGCGCAGGTGCGATTCCTGGCCTGCGTGCTTGCAAGGCACGATCTTGTTGGGTTTGCGGGTGCTGCGATTGAAGTGGAAAACAAACTCGAAGCTGGGAGCCAATCGGCCCTGCCAGTCGCCGGGCATGCCTGGCCCCTGATCCCAGACGTACCACGCGAAGCGCCGCCACCCTTGCTGACGCATCCAGGACAGCCAGCCGTCCCAATAGGGGATAACTTCGTTGTCGCGGTGGATCAGCCCAAGATTGACCAGCACCTGTCCGTCGCCCGCCATCGGCAGATGTGCGAACACACCGCGCATCAGGACATCCCAATCGGCAATGCCGCCGGAGGTGTAGTCGCGCTGGTTGCCATACGGCGGCGAGGTGAAGCAAAGCTGCGCGGTGTCACCCTGCATCAGCGTGGCGACCACGGCTGGGTCGGTGGCGTCGCCACAGATCAACCGGTGCGAGCCGATGGCCCAGACATCGCCCTCGCGCGACACCGCCACCACTGGTTTGTCAGGTACGTCATCAGTCGTATCGGGTTCGTCGG encodes:
- a CDS encoding site-specific DNA-methyltransferase, translated to MNTLNVEYRKVEALIPYARNPRTHSEAQVTKIAASIVEYGWTNPVLVDGDNGIIAGHGRLAAARKLGLDQVPVIELAHLTTAQKRALVIADNRLALDAGWDEEMLALELAELSEAGFELALTGFENIEIDALLADATPTEAKPAAQDDADADEPDTTDDVPDKPVVAVSREGDVWAIGSHRLICGDATDPAVVATLMQGDTAQLCFTSPPYGNQRDYTSGGIADWDVLMRGVFAHLPMAGDGQVLVNLGLIHRDNEVIPYWDGWLSWMRQQGWRRFAWYVWDQGPGMPGDWQGRLAPSFEFVFHFNRSTRKPNKIVPCKHAGQESHLRADGSSTAMRGKDGEVGGWTHKGQPTQDTRIPDSVIRVMRHKGKIGQDIDHPAVFPVALPEFAIESYTDAGDIVFEPFGGSGTTMLAAQRTGRICRSVEIAPEYVDVAIKRFQQNHPGVPVTLIATGQSFDEIATEREMEVAA